The Raphanus sativus cultivar WK10039 chromosome 2, ASM80110v3, whole genome shotgun sequence genome includes a region encoding these proteins:
- the LOC130508754 gene encoding uncharacterized protein LOC130508754: MLSQSLKETGGVEAAGLRVAEQYIHAFGNIAKEGTTMLLPSSAANPANMIAQALTMYKSLVPKGALQETSTVESCPKEE, from the exons TTATCTCAATCCCTCAAGGAAACTGGTGGCGTGGAG GCTGCGGGTTTGAGAGTTGCGGAGCAATACATTCATGCTTTTGGCAACATCGCTAAGGAG gGTACAACGATGCTGCTTCCAAGTTCTGCTGCAAATCCTGCAAACATGATCGCTCAAGCTTTGACAATGTACAAAAGTCTCGTCCCCAAGGGTGCTCTCCAAGAAACTTCAACAGTCGAATCATGTCCTAAAGAGGAATAG